In Syntrophomonadaceae bacterium, one genomic interval encodes:
- a CDS encoding 4Fe-4S binding protein, whose protein sequence is MNHYFHSVTLDSEKCRGCTNCIKQCPTEAIRVRDGKARIIEERCIDCGECIRICPNHAKIVVADRLEKLQEFDYTIALPAPALFGQFKPETDPAMILGGLLRIGFSRVFEVAIGAELITQAIRHEILRRKERKPLISSACPAVVRLMQVRFPGLLSHVIPVKAPMEVSAKMAKEAAMREVGLPLSRIGAFFITPCPAKVTAVKQPVGDDNTWVDGVFTMAALYGELRQHAKSSNADASLHQATGAGMGWGRAGGENLAIGTGSLLSVDGIHSVVAVLEELEKGGMGEIDYIEAQACVGGCIGGPLVVQNPFMARVLIRKMAEKYSQKPSLVSRERAAEMIAGGHFVIDKSIEPRPVMQLDGDIGRALSKMALLEQTLQHLPGLDCGSCGSPHCRALAEDIVRGFALESDCIFKLRERVRSLAEEMVELAQKVPPAMGRLQPVGREEGKERLILREVVEVLDAILHGEPIVLERQVTGAYCSDLLSDAMANAKEGNIWFTIQTHPNVIAVASLLNLSAVVITGGREPDPETLVKAKQENLAVLVTKARSFEAAGKIYRCLNERK, encoded by the coding sequence GTGAACCACTATTTCCACTCGGTAACTCTGGACAGCGAAAAATGCAGGGGATGCACCAACTGCATCAAGCAATGCCCTACTGAGGCCATCAGGGTGCGGGACGGCAAAGCCCGGATTATAGAAGAGCGCTGCATAGATTGCGGCGAGTGCATCCGTATTTGTCCCAATCATGCCAAAATCGTGGTTGCTGATCGCCTGGAAAAGCTGCAGGAATTTGATTATACCATTGCCTTGCCGGCCCCGGCTTTGTTCGGCCAGTTTAAACCAGAAACAGATCCGGCCATGATCCTTGGAGGCTTGTTGCGGATTGGTTTTAGCAGGGTTTTTGAGGTTGCTATAGGCGCTGAGCTGATTACCCAGGCTATCCGCCATGAAATTTTGCGCAGGAAAGAAAGAAAGCCCCTGATCTCTTCCGCCTGTCCAGCGGTGGTTAGATTGATGCAGGTCAGGTTTCCTGGCCTTTTATCCCACGTTATTCCGGTAAAAGCACCAATGGAAGTTTCTGCCAAAATGGCCAAGGAAGCGGCAATGCGGGAAGTGGGCCTTCCGCTATCCAGGATAGGAGCTTTTTTTATCACCCCCTGCCCAGCTAAAGTAACTGCCGTTAAACAGCCCGTAGGTGATGATAATACTTGGGTTGATGGGGTTTTTACCATGGCCGCCCTCTATGGGGAATTGCGTCAGCATGCCAAGTCCAGTAACGCGGATGCAAGCCTGCACCAGGCAACGGGGGCAGGTATGGGGTGGGGCAGGGCAGGCGGTGAGAATTTGGCGATTGGAACCGGGTCTCTTTTATCGGTGGATGGCATTCACAGTGTGGTGGCGGTTTTGGAGGAATTGGAAAAGGGAGGAATGGGGGAAATCGATTATATTGAGGCTCAGGCCTGTGTGGGTGGCTGCATCGGCGGCCCGCTGGTAGTGCAAAATCCTTTTATGGCACGGGTGCTGATCAGGAAAATGGCCGAGAAATACAGTCAAAAGCCCTCGTTGGTTTCACGAGAAAGAGCGGCCGAAATGATTGCAGGGGGGCATTTTGTGATCGATAAAAGTATCGAGCCTCGCCCCGTAATGCAGCTGGATGGGGATATCGGCCGGGCGCTCTCAAAAATGGCTCTGTTGGAACAAACTCTACAGCATCTCCCCGGTCTTGACTGTGGTTCATGCGGTTCACCCCATTGCCGGGCCTTAGCCGAGGATATCGTCAGGGGTTTTGCCCTCGAGTCCGACTGCATTTTTAAGCTGAGAGAGCGGGTCAGATCCTTGGCCGAGGAGATGGTGGAACTGGCCCAAAAAGTGCCCCCGGCTATGGGCAGGTTGCAGCCGGTTGGGCGGGAGGAGGGGAAAGAAAGGTTGATCCTGAGGGAAGTAGTTGAAGTTCTTGACGCCATCTTGCATGGAGAGCCTATTGTCCTGGAGCGGCAGGTTACCGGCGCCTATTGCTCAGACCTTTTGAGTGATGCCATGGCCAATGCCAAGGAAGGGAATATCTGGTTTACAATTCAAACCCATCCTAACGTGATAGCGGTAGCCAGCTTGCTCAACCTGTCTGCAGTTGTGATTACCGGGGGAAGAGAGCCGGATCCGGAGACTCTGGTTAAGGCAAAACAGGAAAACCTGGCTGTGCTGGTTACAAAGGCCAGGTCCTTTGAGGCAGCCGGTAAGATTTACAGATGCCTGAATGAGAGGAAATAG
- a CDS encoding (2Fe-2S) ferredoxin domain-containing protein codes for MKSLEDLNEFKQKAMEQLRLRESKESVRIVVGMGTCGIAAGAREVVGAILEELAKRKISDVAVTQTGCIGLCVKEPLVDVIVPGQPKVTYGNVDAAKARQIVAQHVVNGLVVGEWVVNKL; via the coding sequence GTGAAATCACTGGAAGATTTAAACGAATTTAAACAGAAGGCTATGGAACAGCTGAGGCTGCGGGAAAGTAAGGAAAGTGTCCGTATTGTTGTTGGTATGGGTACCTGCGGGATTGCTGCCGGTGCCAGAGAAGTGGTTGGAGCAATTCTTGAAGAGCTTGCTAAGCGCAAGATCAGTGATGTTGCGGTTACCCAGACCGGCTGTATCGGCTTGTGTGTAAAGGAGCCGCTGGTGGATGTAATCGTGCCGGGCCAACCCAAGGTTACCTACGGAAATGTTGACGCTGCCAAGGCTCGCCAAATAGTTGCTCAACATGTGGTTAACGGATTGGTTGTAGGCGAGTGGGTTGTTAATAAGCTCTAG
- a CDS encoding anti-sigma regulatory factor has product MHQQPAADGYVIEIPVKSMDFRTAGEGASRVKETLKKIGFLPSVVRRAAIAAYEAEMNIVIHTHGGVLEARFYPEKVELLAKDKGPGIPDINMAMQEGFSTAPQRVREMGFGAGMGLPNIKKCVDCLSIETEMGKGTLVKMVIFNRSEKAE; this is encoded by the coding sequence ATGCACCAACAACCTGCCGCAGATGGATATGTTATCGAAATCCCTGTCAAAAGCATGGACTTCAGAACTGCTGGGGAAGGTGCCAGCCGGGTCAAAGAGACGCTGAAAAAAATAGGTTTTCTCCCCTCGGTTGTCAGGAGAGCCGCTATTGCCGCTTACGAGGCAGAAATGAATATTGTGATACACACTCACGGTGGGGTTCTGGAGGCCAGGTTCTATCCTGAAAAGGTTGAACTGCTGGCTAAAGACAAAGGGCCTGGAATCCCTGACATCAATATGGCAATGCAGGAAGGTTTCTCAACGGCGCCTCAGCGGGTAAGAGAAATGGGGTTTGGCGCCGGCATGGGGCTTCCGAATATTAAGAAATGTGTTGATTGTCTGTCTATTGAGACAGAAATGGGAAAGGGAACTCTGGTTAAAATGGTGATCTTTAACAGAAGTGAGAAGGCAGAATAA
- a CDS encoding sigma-54-dependent Fis family transcriptional regulator, whose amino-acid sequence MDRILVVDDEAKVCQFLVDILIRQGYRADGANSPKQALEMLKLDSYDLLLTDLMMPEMNGLQLLERAKEEDPELAVVMITGYSTVETAVEAMKKGALDYLAKPFKIEEIKIVVEKALQHKSLIAENRRLRQELKNSKGGLPLIIGTSQAMQRIFRIIDKVANTDSTVLIRGENGTGKELVARTLHLKSGRSAKAYVSINCAALPENLLESELFGHARGSFTGAVQAKKGLFEEADGGTIFLDEIGDISPGLQVKLLRVLQEQELLRVGETKVRKINVRVLAATNRDLETAISQGNFRPELFYRLNVISIVMPPLREREGDLPLLAEHFLQKYCQKIGRPKICLSPAAVKVLCDYSWPGNVRELENIIERIVILADGDMIRPDELPRELHCHKIGAEGTALSVGGFQQQVAQFQRHLILQALAEVGGVQSRAAQLLGLKKTTLNEMMKRLDLLRQE is encoded by the coding sequence GTGGATAGAATCCTGGTTGTGGATGACGAGGCAAAAGTGTGCCAGTTCCTGGTCGATATTTTAATCCGGCAGGGGTATCGGGCAGATGGTGCCAATTCTCCTAAGCAGGCCCTGGAAATGCTGAAACTCGACAGCTACGACCTTTTGCTGACTGACCTGATGATGCCGGAGATGAATGGGCTTCAGCTTTTGGAGCGGGCTAAAGAAGAGGATCCGGAACTAGCCGTCGTCATGATTACTGGGTACTCTACGGTAGAGACCGCTGTGGAAGCTATGAAGAAAGGGGCTCTTGATTATTTAGCCAAGCCATTTAAAATTGAGGAAATAAAAATTGTAGTGGAAAAGGCCTTGCAACATAAAAGCCTGATCGCGGAAAATCGGCGCTTGCGCCAGGAATTAAAAAATTCAAAGGGCGGGCTGCCTTTGATCATCGGCACTAGCCAGGCAATGCAGAGAATTTTCCGGATCATCGATAAGGTAGCCAATACAGACAGCACAGTCTTGATCAGGGGGGAAAACGGTACCGGGAAGGAACTGGTTGCCAGGACCCTGCACCTAAAAAGCGGGCGATCTGCTAAAGCTTATGTCAGTATAAATTGCGCTGCGCTGCCGGAAAACCTGCTGGAGAGTGAACTGTTTGGCCATGCCCGGGGCTCGTTTACAGGAGCTGTTCAGGCAAAGAAGGGCTTATTTGAAGAGGCGGACGGAGGCACGATTTTTCTTGACGAAATCGGCGATATAAGTCCCGGCCTGCAGGTAAAGCTCTTAAGGGTCTTGCAGGAGCAGGAGCTTCTGCGGGTAGGAGAGACCAAGGTCAGGAAAATTAATGTGCGGGTTCTCGCTGCCACAAACCGGGACCTGGAGACCGCAATCTCCCAGGGAAATTTCCGCCCTGAGCTGTTCTACAGGTTAAATGTGATCAGTATTGTGATGCCGCCTTTGCGTGAAAGGGAGGGGGATCTGCCTCTGCTGGCTGAACACTTCCTGCAAAAATACTGCCAGAAAATAGGCCGGCCCAAAATATGCCTTTCACCGGCTGCGGTCAAGGTTTTGTGTGATTATTCCTGGCCGGGCAATGTCCGGGAGCTGGAAAATATTATCGAAAGAATAGTTATCCTTGCCGATGGTGACATGATTCGACCCGATGAACTCCCCCGAGAACTTCATTGCCATAAAATAGGAGCGGAAGGTACAGCCCTGTCCGTTGGTGGCTTCCAGCAGCAAGTGGCCCAGTTTCAGCGCCATTTAATTCTTCAGGCACTGGCGGAAGTCGGCGGAGTTCAGTCCAGGGCTGCCCAGTTATTAGGTTTAAAGAAAACAACATTGAATGAAATGATGAAAAGACTGGATTTGCTCAGGCAGGAATGA
- a CDS encoding transcriptional regulator codes for MNLAEIQKILEAEVICGENLEGREVNTGFGCDLMSDCLAYAQPKSLMLTGLCNSQVIRTAEILDAQGIVFVRGKNPNQEMVELARQKGIPLLSTKKLLFDSCGLLFAAGLRGG; via the coding sequence GTGAATTTAGCCGAGATTCAAAAAATTCTGGAGGCGGAAGTGATCTGCGGGGAAAACCTGGAAGGGAGAGAGGTTAATACCGGTTTTGGCTGCGACTTAATGAGTGACTGCCTTGCTTACGCCCAGCCAAAAAGTTTGATGCTGACAGGGTTGTGTAATTCCCAGGTCATTAGAACAGCCGAAATATTGGATGCACAGGGGATTGTCTTTGTGCGGGGCAAAAACCCGAATCAAGAGATGGTAGAACTGGCAAGACAAAAAGGCATCCCTCTTTTAAGCACCAAAAAATTATTGTTTGACAGTTGCGGCCTGCTTTTTGCAGCTGGTCTGCGAGGGGGGTAA
- a CDS encoding PHP domain-containing protein: MLQDFWADLHVHTALSPCAEDEMTPQEILRRAEDLGIQLLAVTDHNSAGNAPSMVKASYGSNVLVLPGMEVQTKEEVHLICLFENTELVLAWQEKIYAHLPQVHNNERLFGSQWLLDSLGQRVGSLDRLLLTSTSLSVEEVAVGVNKMGGLCIPAHIDRPSYSLIGNLGFIPPDLQVAALEVSHKCQRNSFIRLHPEAERLKMVISSDAHWLDALVPPRTCFRLQELTWQEIRLALAGIEGREVVVV, from the coding sequence GTGCTGCAGGATTTTTGGGCTGATCTGCATGTCCATACAGCCTTGTCACCTTGCGCGGAGGACGAAATGACTCCTCAGGAGATCCTTCGCCGGGCCGAGGATTTAGGCATCCAACTGCTGGCAGTGACAGACCATAATTCAGCCGGGAATGCACCAAGCATGGTTAAGGCTTCTTATGGCAGCAATGTGCTGGTTTTGCCAGGCATGGAGGTGCAGACTAAGGAAGAAGTTCACCTGATCTGCCTGTTTGAGAACACAGAGCTAGTGCTGGCATGGCAAGAAAAAATATATGCCCACCTGCCGCAGGTCCACAATAACGAAAGGCTGTTTGGGTCCCAATGGTTATTGGATAGCCTTGGCCAGCGGGTTGGGAGCTTGGATAGATTGTTGCTGACTTCCACTTCGTTATCGGTGGAAGAGGTGGCAGTAGGGGTAAATAAAATGGGCGGCCTATGTATTCCGGCCCATATTGACAGACCCAGCTACAGTCTGATCGGCAACCTGGGGTTTATTCCGCCAGACTTACAGGTAGCCGCATTGGAAGTATCACATAAATGCCAGCGGAACTCCTTTATCAGGCTGCATCCGGAGGCAGAGAGGTTAAAGATGGTTATTTCTTCTGATGCCCACTGGCTGGATGCGCTGGTGCCGCCGCGAACGTGTTTTAGACTGCAGGAGTTAACCTGGCAGGAAATCCGGTTGGCGTTGGCTGGAATTGAGGGAAGAGAGGTGGTGGTAGTATAG
- a CDS encoding ATP-binding protein → MQELSLHVLDLLQNSAEAGADQVSLQIIEDTQQNLLTIVVEDNGRGIQPELLNKIFDPFVTTRSTRKVGLGLALLKATAESCGGNVEISSQVGVGTRVLATFRSDHIDRPPLGDIAGTVMAHIAGRREMVFSYRHCRDGKQHVFSTRGYEHLLEYPEFLIMVKETIEAGLKNLKTEVD, encoded by the coding sequence ATGCAGGAACTATCACTGCATGTACTAGACCTCTTGCAGAATTCGGCAGAGGCGGGAGCGGATCAAGTAAGCTTGCAAATAATAGAGGACACCCAACAGAATCTCCTGACCATCGTTGTTGAAGATAACGGCAGGGGTATCCAGCCTGAACTGCTGAATAAGATTTTTGACCCCTTCGTTACCACCAGATCAACACGCAAAGTTGGTCTAGGTTTAGCCCTTTTAAAGGCGACGGCTGAAAGCTGTGGCGGAAATGTGGAAATAAGCTCCCAGGTGGGTGTCGGAACAAGGGTCTTGGCTACTTTCCGATCAGACCATATTGATCGACCACCTTTGGGGGATATTGCCGGGACGGTAATGGCTCATATTGCGGGGCGCAGGGAGATGGTTTTTTCTTACCGCCACTGCCGTGACGGCAAGCAGCATGTTTTTTCTACCAGAGGGTATGAACACCTGTTGGAATACCCGGAATTTTTAATCATGGTGAAAGAAACCATTGAGGCAGGGTTAAAGAACCTCAAAACGGAGGTGGATTAG
- the nuoF gene encoding NADH-quinone oxidoreductase subunit NuoF: MEFYRSHVLICTGTGCVSSGSHPTRDALLDELKNRGLDKEIKVIDTGCFGFCQFGPNMVVYPEGTFYCQVEPKDVKDLVDEHFIKGRVLNRLLYKEPEDQVAVIDQEEIDFFKYQKRLVLQNCGLIDPESIAEYIARDGYQALAKALTEMTPLEVVDCIKKSGLRGRGGGGFPTGLKWEFAAKAPGEQKYVVCNGDEGDPGAFMDRSLLEGDPHSIVEGMALAGYAVGASKGYVYVRAEYPIAVHRLLIALDQARSHGLLGQNIFGTGFSFDIEIRLGAGAFVCGEETALLASIEGRRGEPRPRPPFPASSGLWGKPTVINNVETFGNIAQIIRNGWEWFAAIGTPNSKGTKVFALAGKVNNNGLVEVPMGMSLGQIVYDIGGGIPKGKRFKAAQTGGPSGGCIPKEYLNTAIDYDSLQELGTIMGSGGLIVMDEDTCMVDLAKFFLEFVQDESCGKCAPCRIGTKRMLEILKRITHGEGTMGDLDLLVELAEGIKVSALCGLGQTAPNPVLSTLRYFRHEYEAHIKDKHCPASVCATLFKSPCQNTCPAGVDVPVYIDLIKSHNFAEAYKAVQAENPFPVVCGRVCHHPCEGKCRRNQLDTPLAIRALKRFAGDYLLQNGGLPVPAVGSAREAKVAVVGSGPAGLSAAFYLARKGYQVTVFEALPVLGGMMAVGIPEYRLPKAVLNQEIEVIKEMGVEIKTGIKIGTDIPLSRLLEEYQAVFLGVGAHKNQALGLPGENLNGVLSGVSFLRDVNLGQAPDLSGKRVAVIGGGNVAADAARSALRLGAKDVSLFYRRTKEEMPAMPEEIHELEKEGVILNLLVAPAAVVGEGEQVKGLTLTKMELGEFDKSGRRRPVPVAGSDFTVAADVVIAAIGQAPETGGLGAGLELTKGGTVVVDTETLATGIRGLFSGGDCVTGPDTLIAAVAAGKKAAQSIDKYLGGDGVVVEPLAVERKINGQIIEEESSRQEMPVRHAEGFLEIELGYTLEQAVAEAMRCFRCDVTD, encoded by the coding sequence ATGGAGTTCTACCGTTCCCATGTTCTGATTTGTACCGGCACAGGGTGCGTTTCATCAGGGAGCCATCCCACCAGGGATGCCCTGCTCGATGAACTGAAAAACAGGGGACTGGACAAAGAGATTAAAGTCATTGATACCGGTTGTTTTGGTTTTTGCCAGTTTGGTCCCAATATGGTGGTTTACCCAGAGGGGACTTTCTACTGCCAAGTTGAGCCTAAAGATGTAAAAGATCTGGTAGACGAACATTTTATCAAAGGTCGGGTGCTTAACCGACTGTTGTATAAAGAGCCTGAAGATCAGGTGGCAGTGATTGACCAGGAAGAAATCGATTTTTTCAAATACCAGAAACGCCTGGTGCTGCAAAACTGTGGTCTGATCGACCCAGAATCCATTGCGGAGTACATCGCCCGGGATGGTTACCAGGCCTTGGCCAAAGCCCTTACTGAGATGACCCCGCTTGAGGTGGTCGACTGCATTAAAAAATCCGGCCTCCGGGGCAGGGGGGGCGGCGGCTTCCCGACAGGCTTAAAATGGGAATTTGCGGCAAAGGCCCCTGGGGAACAAAAGTATGTTGTCTGTAACGGAGACGAAGGCGACCCTGGGGCATTTATGGATCGGAGCCTGTTAGAAGGGGACCCGCACTCAATAGTTGAGGGCATGGCCTTGGCTGGTTATGCTGTGGGGGCCAGCAAGGGGTATGTCTATGTCAGGGCTGAGTATCCGATTGCGGTTCATCGCCTGTTGATTGCTTTGGACCAGGCCCGGAGCCACGGGTTGTTAGGTCAGAACATATTCGGCACCGGTTTTAGTTTTGATATTGAAATAAGACTAGGGGCCGGAGCTTTTGTCTGCGGTGAAGAAACAGCCTTGTTGGCTTCCATTGAAGGCCGCCGCGGCGAACCCAGGCCAAGACCGCCCTTCCCGGCCAGTTCCGGTTTGTGGGGCAAACCGACTGTTATTAACAACGTGGAGACTTTCGGCAACATTGCCCAGATCATTCGTAACGGCTGGGAGTGGTTCGCTGCTATCGGCACCCCAAACAGCAAGGGGACCAAAGTGTTTGCTTTAGCCGGCAAAGTTAATAACAATGGCCTGGTGGAAGTCCCGATGGGAATGTCTTTGGGTCAGATTGTTTACGACATCGGCGGCGGCATTCCCAAAGGGAAGAGATTCAAAGCCGCTCAAACCGGTGGTCCATCGGGAGGATGTATTCCTAAAGAATATTTAAATACAGCCATCGACTATGATTCCTTGCAGGAACTGGGAACAATTATGGGCTCCGGCGGGCTGATCGTGATGGACGAAGATACCTGCATGGTAGACCTGGCCAAGTTCTTCCTGGAGTTTGTCCAGGACGAATCCTGCGGTAAATGTGCTCCCTGCCGGATCGGCACCAAGCGGATGCTGGAGATATTAAAGAGAATCACCCATGGCGAGGGAACAATGGGGGACCTGGACCTCCTGGTGGAACTGGCAGAAGGGATCAAGGTCTCAGCCCTCTGCGGTCTTGGGCAGACAGCTCCCAACCCGGTGCTCAGTACATTGCGGTATTTCCGTCATGAGTACGAAGCCCATATCAAGGATAAGCACTGCCCGGCTTCCGTATGTGCTACTTTATTTAAATCTCCCTGCCAGAACACCTGCCCGGCAGGAGTTGATGTGCCGGTATATATCGATCTCATCAAGAGCCATAATTTTGCTGAGGCCTACAAGGCTGTCCAGGCGGAAAACCCCTTCCCGGTTGTCTGTGGCCGGGTATGCCATCACCCATGTGAAGGCAAATGCCGCCGCAACCAGCTGGATACCCCTCTGGCCATCAGGGCATTGAAGCGGTTTGCCGGGGATTATCTGCTGCAAAACGGCGGACTGCCAGTTCCGGCGGTTGGGTCAGCCAGGGAGGCCAAAGTTGCTGTGGTTGGCTCAGGTCCGGCTGGCTTGTCTGCGGCCTTCTACCTGGCCAGAAAAGGTTATCAGGTAACCGTTTTTGAAGCTCTGCCGGTTCTCGGCGGCATGATGGCGGTAGGCATTCCTGAGTACAGATTGCCGAAAGCGGTACTTAACCAGGAAATCGAGGTAATCAAAGAGATGGGAGTGGAAATCAAAACCGGTATCAAGATCGGCACAGATATCCCCCTGTCACGGCTGTTGGAAGAATACCAGGCAGTGTTTTTAGGAGTTGGCGCTCACAAGAATCAGGCCCTCGGTTTACCTGGGGAAAACCTGAATGGTGTCTTATCTGGTGTTTCTTTCTTGCGGGATGTCAACTTGGGGCAAGCTCCTGATCTTTCCGGCAAGCGGGTTGCTGTTATTGGGGGCGGGAACGTTGCAGCCGATGCAGCCCGCAGCGCACTGCGCCTGGGAGCTAAGGACGTGTCCCTCTTCTACCGGAGAACAAAAGAAGAGATGCCGGCCATGCCGGAAGAAATCCATGAACTCGAAAAAGAAGGCGTAATATTAAACTTACTCGTTGCACCAGCGGCGGTTGTCGGGGAAGGTGAACAAGTAAAAGGCCTTACTTTAACCAAAATGGAACTGGGAGAGTTCGATAAAAGCGGGCGCCGCCGTCCGGTGCCGGTAGCAGGTTCTGACTTCACCGTCGCGGCTGATGTGGTTATAGCTGCCATTGGTCAGGCCCCGGAAACTGGCGGTCTGGGAGCAGGGCTGGAACTTACTAAGGGTGGAACTGTGGTTGTAGATACCGAAACCCTGGCAACCGGCATCAGAGGGCTCTTTTCCGGCGGCGACTGTGTCACTGGCCCGGATACCCTGATTGCTGCGGTAGCGGCGGGTAAAAAGGCGGCTCAATCCATCGACAAATATTTAGGAGGCGATGGTGTTGTAGTTGAGCCCCTGGCAGTGGAGCGGAAGATCAACGGGCAAATAATCGAAGAAGAATCTTCGCGCCAGGAAATGCCTGTCCGCCACGCTGAGGGCTTCCTGGAGATTGAACTGGGCTACACCTTAGAACAGGCGGTGGCCGAAGCAATGCGCTGCTTCCGCTGTGATGTAACTGATTAA
- the nuoE gene encoding NADH-quinone oxidoreductase subunit NuoE translates to MESNGCRCMEERYQELEPFISQYAGQPAALITVLHKIQETIGFVPHDLQVKVAETLEVPISEVYGVITFYAFFSLKPKGKYNVSVCKGTACYVRGAPKVLSGLEKVLGIKPGDTTGDGNFSLEVVYCLGACGLSPVMTINKDVHARLKQERIPDILAKYR, encoded by the coding sequence ATGGAATCAAACGGATGCCGGTGTATGGAGGAGCGGTATCAGGAACTGGAGCCATTTATCTCCCAATATGCTGGTCAGCCAGCTGCCCTAATCACAGTTCTGCACAAAATTCAAGAAACGATTGGCTTTGTGCCCCATGACCTGCAGGTCAAGGTGGCGGAAACTTTGGAAGTTCCCATCAGTGAGGTCTATGGGGTAATCACATTTTACGCCTTTTTCTCGCTGAAGCCGAAAGGAAAATATAATGTATCTGTCTGTAAGGGAACTGCCTGTTACGTGCGGGGAGCCCCAAAGGTGTTGTCCGGGTTGGAAAAAGTGCTGGGCATTAAGCCAGGCGATACCACCGGAGATGGGAATTTTTCCCTGGAAGTGGTTTATTGCTTAGGCGCCTGCGGATTATCGCCTGTAATGACGATAAACAAGGATGTCCACGCCCGCTTGAAACAGGAGCGTATTCCTGATATTTTAGCAAAATACCGTTAG